A region of the Roseovarius nanhaiticus genome:
TGGCAATGTCTCAGGGTCCCGGAAGGCCGGTGAAGCTTTGGAAGGACACGACGCTTGATAAGCTCTATCGCAACCGATGGGTAGGCTACGCGGGTCAGAAGGGTGCGGTGCACCATATCAAGCCGCATGAAGTTTTCGCAGGGGCGCGTGAGCGTCCGACCTATCTTGACACATGCTTTGAGCCGAACCCGGCGAAGGTTCCGCCCCATGCCTACAACCTTTGGACAGGCTTCGCGGTAGAGCCGCGCGCGGGCGATTGGTCAAAGATGCGCTGGCACATCGAGCACGTTCTTTGTTCCGGGGATGAAGAGCATTTTAATTACGTGATGACCTTCCTTGCGTCGATTTTTGCCCGCCCCGGAGTGAAGATTCCGGCATCGCTGGCTCTTACCGGCGAACAGGGCACCGGCAAGAGCAAGGTCTTTGATTGGGTCCGGCAGGCGATTGGGTCAGCCGCTCTTAAGGTGAGCGCCGGACGCCACCTTACCGGCAACTTCAACGCGCATCTAGACGGCAAGATTTTCCTGACCTGCGAAGAGGCATTCTGGGCCGGAGACAAGGCCGCTGAGGGTCCGCTTAAGGATATCATCTCTTCAGACACGCTCCAAATTGAAGGCAAGTTTGAAAACCTGCTGGAGCGCCCGAACTACGTGAACACGGTATTCATTTCTAACAATGATTGGATGGTGCCGACCGATGGCGAAGACGCCCGCCGCTTCCTTGTCCTGCGCGTCTCAAATGAGAAGAAACAGGACGGCAAGTATTTCGGCGCGATTGATGACGAGATGGAAAACGGGGGGCTTGCAGCGATGGTCTATGACCTTATGCACTGGGACCCGTCTGTAATCGGCGGCTGGGATGGGCTGCGGAATCCGCCAAGGACGGACGTCCTGCGTGAGCAGGCTGGGCTGAGCCTTGAAGGTCCGGCAGCGATCTTGATGGACATTATCAGCGATGGGGCGGTTACGGGCCGGATGAAGGATGGCACCACGTTCCACTATCCGTTGCGCGATGATCAGGAAACGATTGTCGCTGATCCTCATTTGAAGGTCCTTCTGAATCCGCAGGGCGGGCGCGGCAATATCGCGAAGGCGGCGAACAAAGCCATTTCCGACCTTCTGGGCGCTGACGCGCCTAGTGGCGACTTGAAGGACAACGTGACGTATCAGACCAGCTCGACGGATAACACGCCAGTAGCCACAAATGACCGGGTCCGCTATGTCACCTTCCCGCCGCTGAATAAGTTGGCGGATGTGCTGAGGCGATATGGGCGGTGAATTGGAAAGTTGGAAGTTGGAAGGGACCGCGTTAGCGGTCCTTTTCTTTTGACCCGACGTTGACATGATCCTGACCCGACACTGACCCGACACGCCCGACATAGTCGGGTCAGGCTAAGTTACTGAAATTACGTCATTATTCGGGATTTGACCCGACTGACCCGACTGACCCGACTACTCGGGCAAATCCCCGCTCAGATTGGATAGCGGGGGCGTGCACTGTCCCGGTATCCTGTATCTTTCTCATTTCTTCTAAATATAAGAAAGTGTCGGGTCAGTCGGGTCAAGATGCCTAATCGTCAATAAAATAAGGGGTAAAACCTGACCCGACATAGTCGGGTCAGTGTCGGGTCAAGTCGGGTCAGAACTACCCGCGCTTACTGGCGGGCGGTCCTGCCCGAAAAATCCGGAATTACTTGTAAAAAAGTAGGGGAAACTGGCCTTGCAGGTACGCCGCCAGCAATGCGGCGGCTAGGGCCGAAGTTAAAGCAATTATCCATGACAGGGCGTTGGCTGCCAGTCTGCCTTTCGCCTTCGGCACAAGATAGATTTCGACATGAGGTAGAAACCGTCGATGGAGCCAGTTGACCCCATAAACAATAAGAATAACGCCAATCATCAACGCAGCACGGTCGCTCAAGGTATTCAAACTTGGGAGGAAAACAATCGCCCCAAACACTAATAACTGATTGATGCCAAATCCGATCTTTTTGAAATTAGTTGCATAGGTTCTTTCAAGGGATTGAATATGCCGTTTCAGCTTTTCCAGTATTCCAAGCGCCAAAGCCTCGTCTACACTTTGAACCATCACCACGTTAACTTGTGGACCGAACTCGACTTCAGCTACCCGATTAATCCCATTGGATTCGGGCTGTTGAACATATAACTTAATCTTGCTCGCACGATCAGAACCAAAATTCGCAGTCTTGAAATCACCCAGCAGGCGCGTTTGCTCGGTTCCGGTTGCCACTGTAACAATGACCTCGGATTTGGTGAAGTCGGCCTGCATTTCATCGGCCAGCGCTAGAAGCTTATCCCGATCCATTGACACAGCGCCAAACTCGTGTCGCGCTGTGTGTATCTGTTCCGGATACCTTGCCGCACCTGTCTCGACGGGGGCAGGTACATCATGAGGAAACAAGGCCAACGTCCCTCTCGCACCAATATCAGTTTCCCACTCTCCTTCTAATTCCCCTTTTGGATTTAGTCGGGCAATTGCAGATAAATTCCCAAGTCTTGGGTCGCCGGTTTCGGACTGGCCTGCAATCTTAAGCTTGGTGCCGTCATATGCCCCACTTACGTTGTAAACCGCAAAGCCAAAATTTGGATCATTTAAATGGAGCTTTCCAGTCAGCGCATCGTCGCTACCAGAGAGCTTTACAAACAAATTGCCAGTATTTGTTCCATATGCCCGTCCTGCCCAAAGGTGCCCTAGTGCCATATCACCTCCAATTACTTATTTACTAACTTCTAATGCTGCAGAGGGACGTGGCGGCTCAAGCTGCATCGCAATTTTTGCAAGGCGGCGGCAGTCCTTCGCCGCCTGCGTATCCCAGCACTTTACCCAATCACCCTCAGCCGCGATGACCAGAACCTTTGGCCCGTCGCGACCTACAGTCACTTCTTGCCCCTTATAAAAAACTGCGCCGGTTTTAATCATCGTCCGTATCCTCTTCTGCATCGCGCAGACCGTCAGCGATATCCCGCATGATCGCCGCCAACTCCGCATCCGCTTTCGCTTCCCGCGCCGCTTCTGCGTCCTCACGTTCGGCGCGTTCTTCTTCGACCTTTTGCATCTCTGCCAATTGTTCGCCGACCGTCTCAATCGCTTTGCGCATCTGGACTATCTCAGCGCGGTCTTCGGCACGTTCTGCCGCGTCGGTCCCCCGCCACCGCTCTTCAATTTCAAGAGCGATCATGAAGAGCAGGGAAAGAACGGAAATCAAGGCGGCGACGTACGCCATACGCCGTGAAAACCGCGCTTCTGCCTTCGCCACCTCAGCCGCTTCGCGCTGTTCCTCGTAGAAGGCGCGTTGTTCTACTAATAGTGCCTCTTGCACATCTATGCTGCGCGCCAGTAGATCACCGATGTTGACACTTAAATCTAAGTCGATCCCCTTAAAGGCAGACGCATTCGCCGCCGTTAAACGCTCAGCGGCGGCTTGGAATTCTTTACCAAATGTTAGGTCAGCCCCCAGCCCGTCTAAGTCGATCCCCTTAAAGACAGACGTGTTCGCCGCCGTTAAACGCTCAGCGGCAGCTTGGAATTCTTTACTAAATGTCAGGTCAGTCTTCAGCCTGTCGAAGTCGAAATTGTGGAATGGATATCCGTCCACCGCCCTGCGCAACGACTCCGCTATCTCGCGGTGTTTTTCAAAAATTCTGCCGGCTGCATTCTGATAGGGACTTAGAGCATCCGCCACCGACTTGCCTACAAGCGCCTGCCTATCGGCAACGGCCTTGAACGCTTCCATCTCGGGAAAGGCCACACGCATAGCGGTTTCGGCACCGTCTAGCCCATATGCCGCGCGCATAGCTTGCGTTTCGTTCAGGCGAGATAGAGCGGTTGCAATCTGAGATGCAGCGCCGCCCGTTTGTCTGTTCTTTTTCGTCATGCGTCTACCGTAAATTGTATCACTGTGGAGTCTTAGCACAATTTGTTGAGGCTTGGCATAGGGAACAGGAAATAGGCGTTTTAGGGGCCGCCGATCTGCCGCACCGCAACGCCTCACGAAGTGTTACCGAATGTTACAATAATGTGAATCTCTGTGACATACTAAAAGACTCAGGAATTATTCCGGCGCACCACCTCGCCCCGGATCGCCGCTGACGCGGCCCGCGAGACCACCACCCCCAGCGAACTACTGTCCTATTTAAGTATACTCAAAAGAGACGCCGGAAATGCCCCGGAATCCGTCCGATTAGACTTGCGGAATCACTTATCGGACACTACCTATTTATGAGACACTCAAATAGGACAGGAGGGCGACATGGGCGAACTTATTGGATATGCGCGGGTATCATCGAAGGGCCAGAACATTGGCCCCCAGATCGACGCCCTGACGGGCGCAGGCGTCGCGCCAGAACATCTCTACCAAGACAAGGCCAGCGGCACGAAACGCACCGGACGCCCAGCCCTAGAGGATATGCTGAGCCGTGGAATCCGCAAGGGTGATACCCTTGTCGTGACCCGCTTGGACAGGCTGGCTAGGTCCACCCGAGACCTACACAACATCGCTCATAGCCTTGAAAAGAAGGGCGTTGCGCTGCGCGTATTGGAACAGGACATAGACACGACCACGTCAGCGGGTCGCCTGTTCTTCACTATGCTGAGCGCTATAAGCACCTTTGAAACGGAAATGCGCGCTGAGCGTCAGCGGGAAGGCATCGACGCAGCACTAGCCAAGGGTGACGACAGCCCGTTCAAGGGACGTCCTGCGACGATAGACGCTGACGCGATCAAGGCCGCACGGGACGCGGGCGAGACGCCAAGCGCTATCGCCAAGCGCATGGGCATCGCCCGGTCATCGGTCTATCGCCACCTAGCCTCAGAGACGTCCTGAGACGTCCACCACAGCCCCGGTACGGACAGACCCGCTGACGCGGACCACAACCGCCTCAGAGACGCCCCGAGACGCCCATATGAGCGACATGGAAAGCCCGCGTTAGCGGGCATGTATGATCCTAACAGCCTTCCGGAATAGCCCTGTCAGCACCTACCAAATCCCCGATTTTCCGGATCACCATGGGCTGGCAGGGATAACGTCACATTGGCTGAGATGCTGAGTTGATGGGTTTGGAGGTGTCCCCGCGTTAGCGGGCAATAAAAACCCTTTGTTTACAATGTCTTGCAGGGGACCCAAGACGGGGATACTGTGACATAAATGCAACGGCGCAGGTGCTGTCAGCACCTATGCAACCAACTTAAACACTTTCGATGCATTCTGACCCGTTCCCGCCGGTTTTGTTGCAAAAATAGGGGGCCCGCCCAGAAATGGGTGACCCCATCGCGGAATCGCAAACCGCCAATTTTAGATTCAATTTTCGACTGGAATTAAGTTGCACACCGCCGCCCGCACCCGTGACCCGTTTTGGCGGATTCGTAGGTCGTGACCGCCACCTATGCTAGAATAGGGGCATCTCCAGAGCAGCGGGTTCCTTCATTCCCCGCGCACTGGCGGGGGTTTCGACGGCGCGTCTGCCATCGGCCCGAGAAGCCCCCGCCGCCCTTTTTCCTAGCAGACAGGACACGACCACATGACAGACACACACGAACTACGTTTGAAGATCGACGCCGCCCCGGCGAAGCGCGGCGCATCCGAATTCACTGCCGCCATTGAATCCGTGAAGCGGGCCGTCCGCGACTTGGAGCGCGACAGTACAGGGGCATTTACCACCCTTCGGAAGGGGCTACAGGCCACGCAAGCGCCCGCTGGCAAGCCCGCGCAGGCCGTCGCCATGACGTCGATCAGCACCGCCGCACGGCAGGCCGAAACGCAGGTCAACACCCTTCAACGGCAGTTGAACAAGACCGGGAACACCGCTGGGCTATCTCGGGTCGACTCCGCCTATGCATCGTTCCGCAAGGAAATGCAGGCGGGCATCTCGACCGCAGAACAGTTGCGGGTTGCCAAGGACCGTCTCGCCCAGTCGATGCACGAGGTCCGCGAAGAGGCGAAAGGCGCGAACGAGGTTCAGCGTCTGCGCACACAGTATCAGCGCACACAAGCCGCCCTCGATCCGCTGACCACAGGGACACATGCCTATCGCCGTGCCGTCCTCGCCGCCGAACAGGCGCACCGGGCCGGGGCCATTTCAACAACGCAGATGAATAGAACCTTGGCGCAGGCCAAGGAAGCCTATTTGGGCGCAGGTGCCGCCGCCGATAACTACGCGGCCCAGCAAGCCCGCCAGTTTGGCACACGCGCAGGCTGGGGCATGGGTATGCAGAAAGGCGGCGTTCGCCAGCTAGGGCTACAGCTTAACCAGATCGGACAGGTAGCGGGTATGGCTACCAGCATGGAACAGGCACTGAAATCCGCATCGTATCAGGCGGCGGACATCGGCCTTGTTTTCGGCGGTATGGGTATCGCTATCGGCGCGGTCGCGGGCGTAGTCCTGCCTCTTTTGATCGACCGACTTTATGACGTCATCCCGCCCACAAAGACTTTGAAAGACGCTCTTTCGGACCTCGACTCCGCCATCGACAAGGCCCGGTCATCGGCGGCGAAAACGTCCGACTTCGACGCCCTGAAAGACGCGTACGGGCGCGTCACTACTGAGGTGGAACGTCTGGTAGACGTCCAGAACCGTCTCGCCCAGATCGACGCCGCCAAGGCGCTGCGCGAGGCCCGAGACGCCCTCTTTGATGAAAGCGGCGGCGTCGGGTGGCTGGACAGCTTGGCAGGCTACGCAGACAACGCCGGGGGGCGCGCCCGTCGCCTGCGCGACGAACTGAATTTGACCATGCAAGAGGCAACCGCCCTCGAGTCTATGTTCACCGAGTCCAAGGGCCTCACAAATGCCGACGCCCTTGCGGACTCCTATGCAGCCATGCGCCGCCACATCATCGACGCCGCCGGGGGCATGCAGAACCTTACAAAGGATCAAATTGCCGTTGTTCAATCACTGACGCAAAGCGAAGACGCCGCCCGCCGTTTTGCCGCGACAACGCAACAGGGCGGGGATGCGACGCAGCGCAGCGCCGACTCCGCGTCGTCATTGTCCTTCACAATCGGCACGGCAGCGGATGAGGCGGGGCGTCTCCTCGCAAATTTGAACAGCGTCCCCGGCGCATTGTCGATTATGGGCAAGAGCGTAGGGGAACAGATTTCAAGTTTGCAGGCCCAGAACAAGAGCCTTGGGCTACAGATCGAAGGCGGGCTATCCAGCGCAGCCGCTAGCCGTCGCGTTCAGCTCGACGACATGATCGCCAAGGGAATCGAGCGCGGGCAACCGCTGGGCGTGGAACAGATCGCGCCGCGCCTTGCCGAGATCGACGCGCTAGACGCCGCCGCTAAAAAACAAGAGGCCCTGCGCAAGCGTCTACAGAAAGCCAATGCCCCCGCAAAAAAGGCGGGCGGCGGTTCCCGCTCAGCGTCCATTTCCGAAGAGGCCAAGGCGCGGGACCGTCTAAACGACTCCATTCAAAATCAGCTTTCTTCCCTCCAGCAAGAAGCGACAGCGCAGGCCCTACTGACGTCTAACCGCTACCAGTCAACAGAAGCCGCTCGCCTAGCCGCTGAGGCCATGGCCCAGAACGCCGGGCAGATCGACGCCACCACCGAGTCCATCCTGCGCCAGATCGACGCCCAAGCGCAGGCAAATGAGCAAATTCGCAATGCACCCGCGCCGCTGACGCAGGTGGCGGCGAATTCCCTTCAACAGGGGCTTAAGCAGGGGCTTAGTGCTGCGCTGCAAGGGGATACCCAAAATTTCGCGGCGCAACTGAGCCAGACGGTCCGGGCGTCTATCGCCGATGCGCTGGCGACTAAGATCGTGGATAGTCTCGGCATAGATCAACTTTTCAATCTCGGGGCCGCGTCAGCGGCAACGCAGATGCAGACCGCCATCGCCACCGGGGGCAGCATCGCGGCGAGCCAGATCAGCGCAGCAATGACAGGCGCAGCGGCGACAAGCGCCGCGTCCGGGGCCGCGTCTAGCGGCGGGGGCGGGCTTTTCGGCTGGGTAGGTTCCTTGTTCGGCGGCGCTAGCGTCCCTACGGCTGCGGAAGGAATGGGGCCGGGTGCGCCTGCCGTATCGCGCGCCATGGTCAGCCCGTCTATCTTCCAAGGCGCGCCCCAATATGCAGAAGGGACGGCTAACACCTCAGGAATCCCCGCCATCCTCCACGATAACGAGGCGGTAGTGCCGCTGTCCCGAGGCCGCAAAATTCCGGTCGATTTGAGCGGCGCAGAAGGTGGCGGCGATAGCCGGTCCGTTATCTTGAACGGCGGAGTCAACGTGACCGTCGCCGAGCGCGAGAAAGGCGAGGGCGACGCCCAATTTGCCCAGCGCATCGGCGAGGCGATGCAGGATCAGCTAGAAGCACTAATCGACAGTAAAATTTTCAGCGCTGCACGATACGGCGGCGCGCTGAACCCACGGGGAGGCCGCTGATATGAGCCGACTAGGCATCTATGCAGAGATGATCGAAGAGAAACGCAAGGCGGCGGGGCTAACGCCCGCCGGGTTCCGAGAGGATGGGACGGATTCAGCGGCGTCCGAGAAAGAGGAAATGCTGAGGAAGCTTTACGAAAGGACGGATGCGCACCTGCCGTCTGGCATTGGGGGGCAATCCGCCCGCTGACGCAAGCGATGATTAGTCCGCGCTAGCACACCGCCCCAAGCGCGCAAGGGAATCTGAACGCCCCCAAAATATCCAAGGCGGATAATAAAGGGTATAACAAATTCGGGCTGGGGCGAATTTGTATTTATTTTCAATGGCTTAAAGGGATAAGTGGCAGCCCGTAGGGGAATCGAACCCCTCTTTCCAGGTTGAAAACCTGGCGTCCTAACCGATAGACGAACGGGCCACGCGCTGTGTGAGGCGGTTCCTAAGGCAAAAGAGCGGGGGTGCGCAAGGGGGATTTGCATCAAATCGCCCTCCCGCGCGGAATTATTTTCGCAGCGCACGGACAGACCCGCACCGTCACGCGCGGGCGGCATCCTCTAGACGCAGCTGCGCGGATTGGCGCCCCTGCCAGACGTTCAGCTCCAGCCGTCCGGCCAGATGAAACCGCGCGCCGCCATGCTGCTCAATCGCGGCGCCCAGAGGCCCGTCGAACGCGCCGAACGCGATCGCATCCAGCTGCGGCCCGGTTCCGTCGCCGAAGCGGATCTTGAGGTGCCGCTCGCCCACGCGCTTGGCAAAGGTGATCTGCATTTGCGCAAAGACATGGCGCGGCGCGGCGGATCCGGCGCCGAACGGGCCTGCCGCTTCGATCTGCGTGATCAGCTCGGGCGTCGCGGCGCCCGGCATCAGCATCCCGTCCAGCACCAGATCCGCGGCGCCGCCGGTGCCAGCGCCTTGCTTGGCCAAGAGCTCGGACAGGCGCTCCATCGCGGGCTCCAACTGGTCGCGCATCACGGTGAGGCCCGCGGCCATCTTGTGCCCGCCGCCCTTGACGAGCAGGCCCTCGCTCGCCAGCCGCTGGATCGCGGCGCCCAGATCGACGCCCGCAACCGAGCGGCCTGACCCTTTGCCGATCTCGCCGTCGAAGCCGATCACGATCGAGGGGCGGCCCGCTGCCTCTTTGAGCCGGCTCGCCACGATGCCGACGACGCCGGGATGCCATCCCTCGCTCGCCGCCCAGACCAGCGGCGCATCGAGGCCGCGCGCCTCGGCCTGTGCCATCGCGGCGGCCTGCACGCCGGCTTCGATCTCGCGCCGTTCGGAGTTCAGCTGGTCGAGCCGCTCGGCCATGGCCTGCGCCTCGTGCGGTACGTTGCAGGCCAAGAGGCGCGCGCCCAAGTCGGCGCGCCCGACACGCCCCCCCGCATTGACGCGCGGCCCCAGAAGAAAGCCGAGGTGGTAGGCGCTGGGCGCGGCGTCCATCCGCGCGACATCGGCCAGCGCCACAATGCCGGGCCGCTCGCGCCGGGCCATTACGCGCAAGCCCTGCCGCACGAAGGCGCGGTTGACCTCGATCAGCGGCGCGACATCGGCCACCGTGGCCAGCGCGACAAGGTCCAGCATCGCCATCAGGTCAGGGCCCTTTTGCCCCGCCTCGCGCAATTGCCGCCCCGCCTCGACCAGCATCAGAAAGACGACGGCTGCAGCGCAAAGATGCGCCAGATCGCCGCTCTCGTCCTGGCGGTTGGGGTTCACGACCGCCAGCGCCTCGGGCAATGTCTCGCCGCCCAGGTGATGGTCCAGGATGATGACATCGGCGCCCTTGGCGGCAGCGACTGGCCCATGGCTCAGCGTGCCGCAATCCACGCAGACGATCAGGTCATGCGCGGCAGCCAGCCCAGCCATGGCCTCGTCATTCGGACCATAGCCTTCGTCGATTCGATCCGGGACATAGAGCGTCGCGTCGCGCCCCATCTGCCGCAGCCAGTCGACCAGAAGCGCCGCACTGGTGCCGCCGTCCACATCGTAATCGGCAAAGATCGCGATGCGCTCCCGTCGCTCCACGGCGGCCAGAAACCGGCGCGCCGCCACCTCCATATCCTTGAGGCTGCGCGGATCGGGCAATAACTCGCGCAAAGACGGCGCCAGATAGGTCTCGGCCTCGTCAGGCGCCACGCCGCGCCGCGCCAGCGCCATGGCCACCGCGCGGGGAAGGCCGGCGCCTTGCATGATGGCCTCGGCGGCGCGGTCCTGCAGCGCAGTGGGGCCGATCCACCGCCGCCCGCTCAGCGACGCCTCGACATCCAGAAAGGCGGTCATGCTGCGCCCCCTTTCATTGTTCCAAAATACTCATACCCGGCAGGCAAGGCACGCAGGTGGTGGGGCAGGGCGAGTCAGTTGACCGGGTTGCGATAGATCATGCGCCGGACGGACCCGGTTTTGGAGCGCATCAGCACCGTTTCCGTCTCGACATAGCCGGGGCGGCGCTTGACGCCCTTTACCAGCGAGCCGTCGGTGACGCCCGTGGCCGCAAAGATCACATCGCCTGTCACCATGTCGTCGCGCGCATAGATGCGATTGAGATCGGTGATGCCGGCCTTGGCCGCGCGGCCCCGCTCGTCATCGTTGCGGAACAGCAGCCGGCCCCAGATCTGGCCGCCCATGCATTTGAGAGCCGAGGCCGCCAGAACGCCCTCGGGTGCGCCGCCCGAGCCCATATACATGTCGACGCCCGTCGCCTCGGCATCCGCGCAATGGATGACGCCCGCGACGTCCCCATCGGTGATGAGGAAGACGGCGGCGCCGGTGCTGCGCACTTCGTCGATCATTTCCTGGTGGCGCGGACGCTCGAGAATGCAGACGGTGATTTCAGACGCCTTGCAACCGCGCGCCTTGGCCAGCGCCTCGACCCGCTCGCGCGGGGTCATGTCCAGCGAGACGACGTCCTTTGCATAGCCCGGCCCGATGGCCAGCTTGTCCATATAGACGTCGGGCGCGTGCAAGAGCGTGCCGCGCGGCGCCATCGAGATCACGGTCAGCGCGTTCGGCATCGCCTTGGCGGTCAGTGTCGTGCCTTCCAGCGGATCGAGCGCGATATCCACGCCGGGGCCATCGCCGCTGCCCACTTCCTCGCCGATGAAAAGCATCGGCGCCTCGTCGCGCTCGCCCTCGCCGATCACGACGACGCCCTTGATAGCCAGCTTGTTGAGCTGCTCGCGCATGGCATTGACGGCCTGCTGGTCGGCAGCCTTTTCATCGCCGCGCCCGATCATGCCCGCACAGGCGAGTGCCGCGGCCTCGGACACGCGGGCAA
Encoded here:
- a CDS encoding recombinase family protein; amino-acid sequence: MGELIGYARVSSKGQNIGPQIDALTGAGVAPEHLYQDKASGTKRTGRPALEDMLSRGIRKGDTLVVTRLDRLARSTRDLHNIAHSLEKKGVALRVLEQDIDTTTSAGRLFFTMLSAISTFETEMRAERQREGIDAALAKGDDSPFKGRPATIDADAIKAARDAGETPSAIAKRMGIARSSVYRHLASETS
- the recJ gene encoding single-stranded-DNA-specific exonuclease RecJ; translated protein: MTAFLDVEASLSGRRWIGPTALQDRAAEAIMQGAGLPRAVAMALARRGVAPDEAETYLAPSLRELLPDPRSLKDMEVAARRFLAAVERRERIAIFADYDVDGGTSAALLVDWLRQMGRDATLYVPDRIDEGYGPNDEAMAGLAAAHDLIVCVDCGTLSHGPVAAAKGADVIILDHHLGGETLPEALAVVNPNRQDESGDLAHLCAAAVVFLMLVEAGRQLREAGQKGPDLMAMLDLVALATVADVAPLIEVNRAFVRQGLRVMARRERPGIVALADVARMDAAPSAYHLGFLLGPRVNAGGRVGRADLGARLLACNVPHEAQAMAERLDQLNSERREIEAGVQAAAMAQAEARGLDAPLVWAASEGWHPGVVGIVASRLKEAAGRPSIVIGFDGEIGKGSGRSVAGVDLGAAIQRLASEGLLVKGGGHKMAAGLTVMRDQLEPAMERLSELLAKQGAGTGGAADLVLDGMLMPGAATPELITQIEAAGPFGAGSAAPRHVFAQMQITFAKRVGERHLKIRFGDGTGPQLDAIAFGAFDGPLGAAIEQHGGARFHLAGRLELNVWQGRQSAQLRLEDAARA
- the glpX gene encoding class II fructose-bisphosphatase translates to MTDTADFNDRMLSLGLARVSEAAALACAGMIGRGDEKAADQQAVNAMREQLNKLAIKGVVVIGEGERDEAPMLFIGEEVGSGDGPGVDIALDPLEGTTLTAKAMPNALTVISMAPRGTLLHAPDVYMDKLAIGPGYAKDVVSLDMTPRERVEALAKARGCKASEITVCILERPRHQEMIDEVRSTGAAVFLITDGDVAGVIHCADAEATGVDMYMGSGGAPEGVLAASALKCMGGQIWGRLLFRNDDERGRAAKAGITDLNRIYARDDMVTGDVIFAATGVTDGSLVKGVKRRPGYVETETVLMRSKTGSVRRMIYRNPVN